One genomic window of Diospyros lotus cultivar Yz01 chromosome 8, ASM1463336v1, whole genome shotgun sequence includes the following:
- the LOC127808281 gene encoding putative 12-oxophytodienoate reductase 11, protein MESQEQGEHAPLPLLTPYKMGNFQLSHRIVLAPLTRQRSYNNVPQPHAILYYSQRTMKGGLLITEATGVSDTAQGYTDTPGIWTKEQVEAWKPIVDAVHARGGTFFCQLWHVGRVSNQDFQPNHQAPISSTDKSVAPRLQSNGYDVAYFSPPRRLRTDEIPQIVNDFRLAAKNAIETGFDGVEIHGAHGYLIEQFLKDQVNDRNDQYGGSLENRCRFALDIVEAVTNEIGVDKVGIRLSPFAHFMEAGDSNPNALGLYMVEALNKYGILYCHMVEPRMKIVGEITETQDSLVPIRKAFNGTFMVAGGFNREEGNKAVAQNHTDLVAYGRWFLANPDLPRRFEINAPLNKYNRETFYTSDPVIGYTDYPFLETIA, encoded by the exons atggaaagcCAAGAGCAAGGAGAGCATGCCCCGCTTCCCCTTCTCACCCCTTACAAGATGGGAAACTTTCAACTTTCTCacag aATTGTCTTGGCACCATTAACCAGGCAAAGATCTTACAACAATGTTCCTCAACCACATGCCATCTTATATTACTCACAAAGGACCATGAAAGGGGGTCTTCTCATTACTGAAGCAACCGGAGTTTCAGATACTGCACAAGG GTATACAGATACACCTGGTATATGGACAAAAGAACAAGTTGAAGCTTGGAAACCTATAGTAGATGCTGTTCATGCTAGAGGTGGAACCTTCTTTTGTCAACTTTGGCATGTGGGAAGAGTTTCAAATCAAG ATTTTCAGCCAAATCATCAGGCTCCAATCTCTTCCACCGACAAGTCTGTAGCGCCTCGACTTCAATCTAATGGTTATGATGTTGCATACTTTTCACCTCCACGACGTCTAAGGACAGATGAAATTCCTCAAATTGTCAATGATTTTAGACTTGCTGCAAAGAATGCAATTGAAACTG GTTTTGATGGAGTTGAGATCCATGGAGCTCATGGTTATCTAATAGAGCAGTTTCTGAAAGACCAAGTCAATGATCGAAATGATCAATATGGAGGATCTCTTGAGAACAGATGTCGGTTTGCTCTTGATATTGTTGAAGCTGTTACTAATGAGATAGGAGTAGATAAGGTTGGGATTAGGCTTTCTCCATTTGCTCACTTCATGGAAGCAGGAGACTCAAATCCAAATGCTCTGGGTCTGTATATGGTCGAAGCCTTGAATAAATACGGTATTCTATACTGCCACATGGTGGAGCCAAGAATGAAAATTGTTGGAGAAATAACAGAAACCCAAGACAGTCTTGTGCCAATCAGGAAAGCTTTCAATGGCACTTTCATGGTGGCTGGGGGTTTTAACAGAGAAGAAGGCAACAAAGCTGTGGCACAGAACCATACAGATCTTGTTGCTTATGGACGTTGGTTCTTGGCTAATCCAGATCTGCCACGGAGGTTTGAGATCAATGCTCCTCTTAATAAGTACAATAGGGAAACTTTCTACACTTCCGATCCTGTTATTGGCTATACGGATTACCCTTTTCTTGAAACCATTGCCTAA